In Pelecanus crispus isolate bPelCri1 chromosome Z, bPelCri1.pri, whole genome shotgun sequence, the following are encoded in one genomic region:
- the GPX8 gene encoding putative glutathione peroxidase 8 isoform X3, with product MEPLTTTYPLKYSVPKARFGESEPSSSQEIESFAKGNYGVTFPVFHKIKILGSEAEPAFKFLIDSSKKEPRWNFWKYLVSPEGKVVKFWRPEEPIESIKPEVASLIRQIIMKKREDL from the exons ATGGAGCCTCTCACAACTACTTACCCTCTGAAATACTCAGTGCCCAAAGCCAGG TTCGGAGAATCAGAGCCTAGTTCAAGCCAGGAAATAGAATCTTTTGCCAAAGGAAACTATGGAGTAACCTTCCCTGTTTTCCACAAAATCAAGATCCTAGGATCAGAAGCAGAGCCTGCCTTTAAATTTCTAATAG ATTCTTCAAAGAAAGAGCCTCGATGGAATTTCTGGAAGTACCTTGTCAGCCCTGAAGGTAAAGTTGTGAAATTCTGGAGACCTGAAGAGCCCATAGAAAGTATCAAGCCAGAAGTAGCATCATTAATCAGGCAGATtatcatgaaaaaaagagaagacctCTGA
- the GPX8 gene encoding putative glutathione peroxidase 8 isoform X2 produces MEPLTTTYPLKYSVPKARATLVVNVASYCQHTDKNYIALQELHREFGPSHFTVLAFPCNQFGESEPSSSQEIESFAKGNYGVTFPVFHKIKILGSEAEPAFKFLIDSSKKEPRWNFWKYLVSPEGKVVKFWRPEEPIESIKPEVASLIRQIIMKKREDL; encoded by the exons ATGGAGCCTCTCACAACTACTTACCCTCTGAAATACTCAGTGCCCAAAGCCAGG GCAACTTTGGTTGTAAACGTGGCCAGTTACTGCcaacacacagacaaaaattaCATCGCACTGCAAGAGCTACACAGAGAATTTGGTCCCTCCCACTTCACTGTGCTGGCTTTTCCCTGCAACCAGTTCGGAGAATCAGAGCCTAGTTCAAGCCAGGAAATAGAATCTTTTGCCAAAGGAAACTATGGAGTAACCTTCCCTGTTTTCCACAAAATCAAGATCCTAGGATCAGAAGCAGAGCCTGCCTTTAAATTTCTAATAG ATTCTTCAAAGAAAGAGCCTCGATGGAATTTCTGGAAGTACCTTGTCAGCCCTGAAGGTAAAGTTGTGAAATTCTGGAGACCTGAAGAGCCCATAGAAAGTATCAAGCCAGAAGTAGCATCATTAATCAGGCAGATtatcatgaaaaaaagagaagacctCTGA
- the GPX8 gene encoding putative glutathione peroxidase 8 isoform X4, with the protein MEPLTTTYPLKYSVPKARVFVVFLSMVLCTAILCLLQVRFFKPKIKDFYSFEVKDSRGRIVSLEKYRGKILQRKSLDGISGSTLSALKVKL; encoded by the exons ATGGAGCCTCTCACAACTACTTACCCTCTGAAATACTCAGTGCCCAAAGCCAGGGTCTTTGTTGTCTTTCTGTCGATGGTTTTGTGTACTGCCAttctctgcctgctgcaagtcagattttttaaacctaaaatcaaagatttttattctttcgAAGTCAAGGATTCACGAGGAAGGATCGTTTCCTTGGAGAAGTACAGAGGGAAA ATTCTTCAAAGAAAGAGCCTCGATGGAATTTCTGGAAGTACCTTGTCAGCCCTGAAGGTAAAGTTGTGA
- the GPX8 gene encoding putative glutathione peroxidase 8 isoform X1 — MEPLTTTYPLKYSVPKARVFVVFLSMVLCTAILCLLQVRFFKPKIKDFYSFEVKDSRGRIVSLEKYRGKATLVVNVASYCQHTDKNYIALQELHREFGPSHFTVLAFPCNQFGESEPSSSQEIESFAKGNYGVTFPVFHKIKILGSEAEPAFKFLIDSSKKEPRWNFWKYLVSPEGKVVKFWRPEEPIESIKPEVASLIRQIIMKKREDL, encoded by the exons ATGGAGCCTCTCACAACTACTTACCCTCTGAAATACTCAGTGCCCAAAGCCAGGGTCTTTGTTGTCTTTCTGTCGATGGTTTTGTGTACTGCCAttctctgcctgctgcaagtcagattttttaaacctaaaatcaaagatttttattctttcgAAGTCAAGGATTCACGAGGAAGGATCGTTTCCTTGGAGAAGTACAGAGGGAAA GCAACTTTGGTTGTAAACGTGGCCAGTTACTGCcaacacacagacaaaaattaCATCGCACTGCAAGAGCTACACAGAGAATTTGGTCCCTCCCACTTCACTGTGCTGGCTTTTCCCTGCAACCAGTTCGGAGAATCAGAGCCTAGTTCAAGCCAGGAAATAGAATCTTTTGCCAAAGGAAACTATGGAGTAACCTTCCCTGTTTTCCACAAAATCAAGATCCTAGGATCAGAAGCAGAGCCTGCCTTTAAATTTCTAATAG ATTCTTCAAAGAAAGAGCCTCGATGGAATTTCTGGAAGTACCTTGTCAGCCCTGAAGGTAAAGTTGTGAAATTCTGGAGACCTGAAGAGCCCATAGAAAGTATCAAGCCAGAAGTAGCATCATTAATCAGGCAGATtatcatgaaaaaaagagaagacctCTGA